The window GGTAAAGGGCTACGCATATTAGAGAAAGCTCTAAATGCCCTCGTGTTGAGCCTTCTGGTACTGCACCCCCTCCTTCTTCTACAGGTACTACTTCTGGTGAGGCGTCTACTGATCCTGTTGGTGCTGCTACTCCTCCACCATCTACTTCGGATGACTTTGACATTCGTCGTACTTTGGAGACTGTCATGACCATTTAGGCGGCTCATGgtcagattttggtggacatgcttgatgagctCCGCGCTTTGCGAGTAGATTTGGCGCATCTTAGACGTTCGCCTTCACcgcctccttttgatgatggattctgattgccctttggcattccatcACAAAAAGAGGGAGTATATTTGGACACTTGTAGAGGTTTTTTGTAGTTAGGGGGAGAGATTTTGtttgttggagcttgtggagtttagattgtatctaggtgcttcactgtgtATGTATTCTTTTTGGCTCTTGATGTATTGTTTTTGGGCTATTCATGTAAGGGGGAGATACGTTGTTAtctatgtttcttgtttcactgctcattgatttatatttatgagttatttatGATATAagtctttgttttgtgttttgtgttttgtgaaatcatgaatttattttttgttttacttgtattttccacatatGCGTTTATGCGTTTGTTGAGTATTTCAGGAAATATATAGGTTGATTCAGTCGTGCTGTTGTCTACACTTgtaactgatggatagtagttaggttggattattttgtaatgggcattatttttgtaaagggcttttacttgtaactttgagcattgtgtttgtgttttgtcacggattgccaaaatgggagtttgttaggttctaagtacttaggaactaatgtatcagaactctaatttgtattgttgacaaaccatgatcaaaacaggtttttagtcttgtttagacttgctcaaagtataggtcttttatgtaaagttggaatcgagttaactGCAAAATTGAGTGTGCAATCCTGACtaactcgatcgatcgagaattagattcgatcgatcgaaagtcgggcataatgttttttctgcagaatttccaactcagccctaaacccatatgacgtgtagggttttatgttttgccctaggtataaaagggaaaccctagccacgttttttagGTTGCTTTATTTgctgtgtgtatgaatctcttgtgagatctgagaggtggttgccttcacacatgcttaggattatcaagaaggagattttaTTGAGAGCTttatgatcattcagttgctgcactaaagagcttaaagatacacaagcgagAGTTCTAGTGCTTgctagagaatccaagaaagaaggagtctgtggtctcgaagcttgcacgtgatcgtgtcagtaagtttctactggtgggtagcaataggatgttagtggtctaagtcgctattgtaaaacttcgattctttcatagtggattcaggtttaccttgagaatagttaaGTTAAATCCttcctaggtttttaccggtgtggtttcctgagtcatcatatcattgtgttctttatattccgcactttacattgatatgattatatgattgtgttaacctagatctgaaatttggactaagtaatcacttggctaattaactaagttaatccaattgtattttaaggggtctaaaaacaaacaattgatgtatgtttctttcacctacctctacatctgttgtttcttttctatctccatacacatgtttcttatatattgtatgcaatttattatttctgtttcacactaagatgccttgatgagttttgtttaaagtgtttcagaaatacaagttgtcaaagtctacttaccataaactctcttcttgcaaagtttttcaagagtttgtgttaggatagattttattgtattcaacaagtgaatatgagttgagtgatttatgacttctctcatatgttcatttgtttgttttggttttgtcacggattgccaaaggaggagattgttaggacatatgtgattcacttgttaggaacatatgtcactattttatgtaattggctaatcttttaacaaaacgcacttgtaattgggtagatctaggtgtttttaatactccaagaaattttgttttaagatcaagtgttaaaactatgcaagtctgttcaagagtcaagtgagaaagtgctgaattttaaagctcgatagctgctcgacacctaggctatctgtcgagctattCAAGTGATTTTTATCGCAATctcaacacctctcgatagctaggtggatcgatcgagaaatctcctgtctcctcgatagctcctcgatagcttctcgatagctgtatGTGTCAaagtttaaagctcgacacctctcaatcGATCGAGGTTACGAgaattcagattttcagatttgatttttggcccatacttttgtatttgtgtagggtttcttttctcacaaccctagacatatataaggcttattttagaggctgtcacataagaaaatacaagaagaacatatgcaaaaagtgaccgatgccttattctctctaaaagaagctactgcgtctttacgccttagggttttgtaaccaagtgcttcttgatcttcattgtagatgaagtgaagaactttgcagccaacaatcttcttctagttggtgattaagtcgcgtactggaatctgcataattggttagtcacacaCTGGGATTCATGCATCAAAAGGCTGtcgtttatatattgaaaagttCAGAGATTCTGAAGCGATAGAAGATTTCTGCTATAAGTTTATCTACAGGGATTGTAGagtttagggacaaaggttttgtactagatctgaaacttctctttactatagtggattgcttttcggaaaggtttccccctaggttttttactgtgaaactagtttgtttcattggttttcctgggtcatcatatcttgtcttatttattttcccgctgcatgattttgacatgatattgatgtttatttgttttaacaagttttattcacaataaatctaattaataacttgggtttaaaacttattaattctATAAATtgaggtctaaatttcccaacaatatataataaagaaCTCTAAAAAATGTATATCTTGTATAATATATGATAGATTGACCCGGTCATTAGCTAACTAGTCTAAACCATTTTCCTGCATTTATGGAGGGATCGCTAGATGGAGAAGTGGCATCTGATCATACACCTACCTATGTTACAAAATTtgtcaattaattaattataaaattgctCAAACATTTGATAatcaaaattattctttttaaatgaTAACTACCGAGTCAATAGAATTTAAAAAGTCTTATTTCAAGgaacaattatttgaaaaattaatcaaaGCGTGAGGATGCAATAACTGAAACTGTTGTAACAAGTACGTAACAGTCTCCGGATACTACACTGGCTCGCAAGCAcgtggaaatgaaaaaaaaaaaaaaaactaattcatCTACAGCGATTAAAAATATAGACAATATACGCACAAAGGTCCTCGCAACCTTCGACAATACAGTCCCAGAAATCCGAAAACCTGTCAAAAATCCAAGACGAACCCATCCTCAATAGTTCGAGTAAATAATGTGAACATCCAATACTTACGAAAAAGACGGGGATGAAGAAGAACAATCCGATGACAGAATTGGCAATGGCAAGACCCAAGGAATGCATTAACACAGCATATGTGCCCATAACAAATGCCAGCATCATTGCTCCCATAGCAGATATGGAAAGGCAGAAGGCCAGTGAGGCCACTAGGAAAGAAAAGTCTCCAAGATTCTGCTCGTGAAACAATAGTGGCTTGAATAGGTGGATAAAGGCAGCAGAACAAGATTGCATCATGGCTAAGGTATTTGTAATAATAAATACTTTGAAAGCAGGGTTTCTCATCAGAACTGGAGTGCCTGGGTGTGGGCCTTCTCGACCTATGAAGCCCCCAGGCACGGTAATACCAGCTGCAAAAGTCACGGTTGCAATGAGTGTGTCCACTACCAAATGGAATTGCGATGTTTCTTTCATGATAGAAACAAATCGATCTTTACGGGAATTATAGGCTTCCTCCCGCAGCCGCAAGAAATCAAATACATAACTCTTTGGTTTGATATAATGTTCTCCTAAGAATCTTCGAAATTCCGCCGGACGATTATTACGAGGGAATGCAATTTCATTATCTCCAAACTGTGCAACATGTAGAAAAATAATAGTTAGGAGAATTATAATTACTAGGGGCCAGGAATgcaaaatttttgaaaggaTGACGCTGGACAACTGCCGTGAGACTGGGAGCAACAGAATTTTTGCTGCCCCTAGCGTTGCAACTGCAGCGTTGTACGTCTTAATATTGGCATGTACGGTCACACGGTTTTAACATATATGCGAAGTATCTTACTTTGACAGGGCAGGACTTTGACCTTCGAAACCTAGTTGCACTCCTTTGATTTACagattccttaaaaaaaaaaaaaaaaaaaggccttgaGGAAAGTGAGTGTGTACTAAAGATGTGAATGTGTATGAGACaatcattacatttttttttttttttttttggtgctaaattacaaatttctcCATTTAACATTGatcaattttcaatttagttccttaattttttttcctcatttttgttctttaatttgttttcaatttaatcTTCCATTAAGTTACATAAAATCTTCCTGTTAGTTTTAGGATCTTTCACTTTCCAAAATGAAGTCATTTTGGTGGACTTTGACAACGAAGATTGTATGAAAGTACATGGAAGGATTACATTGGAAAAGGATGAAAGTATAAAGaatataagggaaaaaaataataattaaaagacTGATCAAATTGAAAACAAGTCAAAGTTATTAAAATGTGTCATTTaaatttatctctttttcttataatgttttgatatgtttttaataaataaaaagaagtaaatatgCAACatccaaaaagataaaaatgatacAATGACCTCATGGTTTAGGTTATAAaataaacaagtaaaaaaaaaaaaaaaaatcctcatacagtaaaataaaatttttttcatcattgcaagagaaaaaattgtgttaccttttcttttgttaattctTCACTAGTTAAAGCAATGTCGTAAGCATCAAGATTTTTTGAATTGAAGGCCATCTTATTTACTCTGTCGTGACACATGAGATCTTTTATATATGGCAATGATTTGGAATGGAGGAGAGGTGTGTTCCCGCTTTCATCCTTTTCATTCAAAAGGTTGCTGAGTGATGATCGGTTTAGGATGACATTGACAACATCCTTGTGAGATGAGTTCACGGCAAAATGAAGTGCATTCCAACCTCTCTTGTCAACTAGTTCGCTACAATCAggacaatattttaaaatttctttcacCATTTTTACATGGCCTCGATCAGCTGCAATGTGAAGGGCCGTCATGCCCTTGGTGTCTTTCTTGTATGCCATAGATCTATCAATTCTCAGTAACATCTCTGTTGTACTATAACCATTGAAGTACGCAGCACAGTGAAGCGGAGTCAAACGTTGGTTATATTTTTGATTAATTAAAGCACTTAGTGCTTTAGGTTCTATTTTTTTCTGAATTTCACCTGTCATTACTATTAGAATTTAAATATGTTagacatatataataattttctaaaTGACACAAAGAAGACttttaaaagatagaaaaaacaTTCATGAGTGAGTTTATTGATTCTATAAAATGAAAATCCTCAGTCCCATTATGAGGATTTAGTTTTATGCTCTAAGTACTGATTGCAGCCTATCCCTCATTcatttactattattattacaGAAAGAAACTAgagtttaagattaaaaaaagaaaaatcaaacacatGACATATTATTGTTGATCGAACAAAAAATGTAACTCTAAGAATATTACagtagatttttattttggtctctctACTCTCTTTGCATAAGTGAACTAACAATAACACGCTGTGACATTTTTACTCAATCTATTTGCTATAAAATTGTATCAAttaagcttgattttttttaaaaatttttttttgaagggacGACCATGGCCCCTTAGTCTTATAATAATTCTGTCACTGGTGGGGAATGGtacaagaatttttattttctataaaatgaCAGCAATGTACTACATAGTGGAAATGGCACTCTAGTCTCTCCTTAAATTATTTCactctaatttaaattttaaagaaatacaagtaataattaattatattaatttaaattaattagatcTCAAATTTTTTGGTTGGGATGAAACAATctgatacaaaataaaataaaataattttttaataaattctcaaataaatttttttatttgttaatattgataaaataaatatatatcatacatgatatattttatcaaattttcctTGTATGTTGCACATACCCGCGGTCAAGACAGAAAACACTTTATGGCGTTACTCTTTAATACTAAACCATGCATACTGGAATGTCGAAAAAATAAATAGGCATTAGCGCATTACCATGATCGTTCCAAATCACTGCAGCATGCAACGTGGTTCCACCATGTGGGCCATCATGAGTTAATGATGTGCAGTTGGCTAAAATGTGAGACACCACTTGCTTATAATTTCTCTCCACAGCTATGTACAGTGGAGTCTCACCAGCACAATTAGCAGAATATGAAATATCTGTACCATTTTTAACCAACAGTTTCACCGCCTCAAGATGATTATTACGTACAGCCTCATGCATTAGGCCAAAAAAACAATTAcctcaacaaataaaagggaaaaaaaattctaattttcatcCCAATGCATCTAGGGCTTACTTGGACAtggcaaaaaaaattgaaaagtctgAAACTTTGTCTCTCGCACACGCCGCCACACAGTTGCAGCAGTCTTGTAGTTGTAGAATAGAAAAAATCTTTCTTACAGACTTACACaggtgactctctctctctctcgctctctctgtcTCCGTTGAGGACTTGGgctttgcattcttcttctttttcttctttcagttCTTTCTCTTTGCCTTCAGCCTCCTTCAGTCCTTCTCGCCACTGCACTGCCTTtgccctcttcttctttctttttttaatcttttcagaTTTTACTTCTTTGCTTTTCATCCCTTtgtttaaaagtaaaagttgtCTCTTTCTTTAAAGGTAAAGGTTCTACACTTTCCAGAATTGCAACAGTGTAATGTATGTGCTATGTGTTCAATTTTTCTTGGGTAAACGTATTATGTGTTGAATTTAGACCATAAAAAGTGACTAATTTTGTCCCTTTCTCATTATAATTGTCAGTAAGCTATTGCTATGGGCCCCTCAATTTGTGACTCAATTTTGTGAAGCTTCTGTGCTTGTGCTATGTCACCGTGTGCTCCAagtatttgtattttctttgtttagttttttttttttttcattgctttcttttttaaatttcttataatatattatttattattataataatcaatatattatagaCAATATTCATGTATTTagttatgaaaattgttaaaacaagaCTGCGCAACAAAATAGAGGACGAGTTTCTCTCAAATAACTTAGTTGTCtacattgaaaaggaaattTCTAAGAACTTCACTACTGACTCAATACTTGATGACTTTAGATCTCTTAAAGAGCGTAAGTTACAGTTTTGAACAAAGATGTTTAGCTTTTATGTTATTGTATGTTTTGCGACTTTGCCCATTTTATAGTTGATTAAAgatattaaatcattttttttaattttgtctcaggattgtttaattttaattaaatatacttTGGTTTATATGTATTCAGTTATGAAGTATTGTATATTACTATGTTACatttcatacacacacacaaaaaaaaaaaaaaaaattatacatggcccccccaaatataaattcctggctccgccactgatCCGAGATAGCAAAGAGGGAGTGAGACGGAtctggtggtggtgggtgggttACAAATTTGGTGGTTGCGGTGGTGTTTGtggacttcttttttttcctgggaTTAAAACGTTAGAGAGAccaagagagaaggaagagtgAGACGAGAAGAATAGAGAGAAGGCTTTAGACGTTAGAGACAAAGAAAATAGTGTAAAAATTTGAGAAGAGTTAAAAGATGTAGAAGGGTATTTTTGTCTTATACataagaaatttcacttttcaaaaatgtttctctttctttggtAAATGTCATTGTTATTAATACCATTTCGGACCCCGTTTCGGTTTGTCCAGTGGAATGGAATATTTCGGTACTGGCCAATTTCGGCATATCGTTTCAGGGTGTTTCGGggttcctaaaaaataattgatatatattcttgtagaacataaaattgtcaattctaataaataaataactaaatatcaaataatacaaatcatttagtcttaactcttaagtcttaaacatcaatataacatcaaTTTAACATCACACAATAAGAAGATTTACAAGtcaataactaaatatcaaataataactCCTAAGTTcttaaccacaaaacaaatcataagaaaaaaaaaattatgacagaGGGAGAAGGAATGAACAAACAAAAGACATTATTTATGACAATGTATACCACAATCACATATCTTAAGTTCTTAACACTTAATCTTAACTCCTAACTCCTAAGTTCttaaccacaaaaaaaagacttaaaaaaaaaaaaaaaaaaaaaaaaaaaagccaaatccTATACCGGCCGAAATTCACATCTCGGCCGGAATTGTCCGAAATGACCCGAAACGGCCTGAAATCTGACTCGAGGTGGAACGTGAGGTATTCTCGTACCGGTTTGCATATCGGTACGAAAAATTCCAGCCGGAACGGAACGGAATCAATAACAATGGTAAATGTGGCTCActtgttgtttatttattatttaattcctTCTTAATAGGTGCTGCACGGCACCTGTTACCTGTTAACAGGGCCATAATAGTGGCTTAGGAAATTATTTgcaacttattaaaaaaaagaaacgtaTTAGAGGaaatttattaaactagatCTTGAAAAACCATATGATAGACTTGAATTAGATTTTATAGGGAATACATTGAGTTTCTTTCAAATTCCAGACCATCTAGCATGGCCAGCTCATCTAAATTTAGTGTAACATGGAATGAAGTCAACCTCCCGGAATTTGTTCCCTTTATAGGGGATTCAACAAGGCGACCCGTTATTtccttaccttttcattttatgaTTTGAACGACTCTCTATCATGTTAGAAGAAGCTACTCAAAACTGATTAATTATCCCTATTTCATTTCGAAGACATGTAAAAatatctcatttgttttttgtagatgatatttggtattttaaatatatccactacaaacAAAATAGGGACATACTTATGTGGCCCCATTTTCACATTATGAAGACAAGCAACCTCATTCTAATTTATTATTgataaaattagaaattagatTGAAGGATGGCAAATTAGGTACTTATTTGTGGCTGGGAGAGTTATGTTGATTAAATCCACAACAAATACAATTCCTATTTATTTCATGCAAACTACTTTACTTCCTGAAAAAACTTGTAAAGAAATAGATATGTTAAATCTTAGTTTTTGTGAAGAAATTACGCATCACCGCACTTGTCATACCATATCTTGGGAAGGGATCACAGAATCTAAAGAGGCTGGAGACTGGGTATTGTTACCAAATAACCATCAAATTCGGTAAGTTTTATTTTACACCTCAAGTTAAAATAGTGCTCTATGCATGTATATGCTGTGGACGAAATTTTTTCCTGCATCATTCATTCCCATAATCAATTCAAATTTCCAACTTGGCTGCCTAGCGAGTAGCGAATCCCCTTTTTCAACTGATTCTGATctcttgtaagttgtaacagtGCGAAATTTTCTATGCCAAAAGACTTTGTGCAACATCAAGAAGCATTGGTCTTCGCGTTCAGCGTTCCTATCATTTTTATTCGTAATGATGACAACtatcttcttttaaaaaaaattatgaccaaGAATCAATGCCGGATGAGTGGAAAGTGATGAATTGATGAAAGAATATAATCGGTGACAATATCATTGTCATCAAGATTCAAGACCAATATTGTAGTCTTTATGGCATACCAATTAAATCAAGTCACGTTCAAACTCTTATCTATATTACTATGCCGTAACAACTAGCTTGACTTTAGATTCAATAATGCCAATGGAACACTTAGGTCCACACGGTTTTCTTTCAGTACATAAGGGACCCAACGCCCCCTGTCCATATTGTGCTCGTGTTGTTTTCCTCTGCAAGAGCATCACAAGTAAATCACTTTGGCATGGAAAACATGGCAAGGCAGgcccccaaaaattttgaaatcttctTATAGTactatatgaaaataaatttggcCCCCACAAAACGTAATGATTGGCCCCTCCAATAATTGTACAAAGCTTTCATGCTGGCAATGGAAGAGAATTGGTCAAGCATAGTTGCATAGGCCACCGATACACGAGGCAAGATTACACTTAAACACAATTTAAATCAAATCATACTAAAAGAGAAGATAACCAAGTGGCTCACCTACTTGCATGACATGCCAAGAATCTGGAGtttccaaactattgaatagaaGATAATCTACAAGTTTAGAGTTTCAACTAATTGTTTTACTCTGTTTTAATTGTACTACGTTTTTAGATAATGAAATCTCATGactttccttttaaaaaaatgtcacagAGGTTAGTCCATTGTTAGTTTTTATGTTCTTTCCCTTTTAAATCTAACAATGATCACATTTAACCATTTACAATTCCAATATTTAATTAGTTTCTCAAGTGAACATcacccaaacaaaacaaacactaTTACCAAAACCTAATAAATTCCTAGCCTCCAGgtgccttcttttttttttttttttttttttttcctaagaatGCAAATTGTTTTCAATTGTGAAATACAACGTTCGTATTTGGAATAggtgtctttttctttttcattcttagtcttcaaattttatttatttatatctctCATCATTATTACcatcacttttttacaaaatttgataatttttctcatatcaccaatttttttcctcatagttgtattttttttttctctcattatcATCACAATTATAGTtatattttaacaataaaatatagttatgagttatgagttatataACTAACCTATAAGTACATTATTCGACACTAACATCTTTGAGTGAAATGACGTTTTCTTACTCACTTGATGCTTCTGTTTGAGTTTTACAAATAAATCACGTTACGTTCAAACTCTTATCTATATTACTATGCCGGTACAACTAGCTTGGCTTTAGATTCAATGATGCCAATGGAACACTTAGGTCCACACGGTTTTCTTTCGGTGCATAAGGGACCCAGCGCCCCCTACCCACACTGTGCTCATGTTGTTTTATACTCAATCTACcttgttttgattttgagagACAGGAGAGACAGAGAAGGCAACTAACGTGTCAAAACAAAGCGACTTAAGAATTTGAGAAGCCAATCAAATCATGCCACATTCAAACTCTTATCTATCCATATATTTAACATTGGAACACTTCTAGcacacaacaatttttttgcCATAATTTTGCCATGAATCTGAAGCGGTTGTCCATTACTTTTACATTatggtaaaaaattaaaaatcgtaattttatattttctcttttaatataGGGTAGTTAAGTTTGCAGGTGATAAATACCACGTAcattcaatgattttttttttttggtgtgtgtaaTTCGACGAATCTTGATGTCTCAAAAATTGTCATGTATGAGAGCATTATTCGttaaaatttacatatattatTATCAGTCATAGAGGTTAAGGCCCTCGTGGCATCCATGTGGCATCATGATCATTCATAGCCAATCAATGGCTTGTTTGCCATGAACTCTCAAACCCCAGCCCACCGATCACCGGCCAAACCCCAACCACTGCATTAAAACTTATGCATAGGAAATTAGCTTGTAAAAAGAAGAATTATTTGCGAgtaaattatgtatttggtcattaacCTTTACGTTTTGTGTCAATTTTGTTCTTGAACTTTTAATTATGTCAATTTGATCtttaatgtatatatatttttttttgataaaatggtTTCTAACCTTTTGATaatgtgtcaatttggttcctGCCCTTAAATATTGGATGAAAAATACTAATATAATGgcccaaataaaatattttttttttgccatgtcAACTGACACTTGTACTGCTGCATCATATTACAATAAATAGAAAAGCTCAGAGGAAGTCTAATTAGATTCTTAATTGGATTCTTAATTTTATGCCATGTGTCTCatataagtttttgaattttttgtgcTATGTGAGTTATTATATCaactagtatgtaacccatGCAAACACATGGATTCATCTAAAATTAAAcagaatttttattataaaaatgtaaataattagtcaaattattaaaaaaatagcttGTAACACATGTATACATatagatatatttaaaattaaaacaaaatttttatcataaaaatataaataattagtcaaattgttttaaaaaaaaaataaatgtaattagtcatatattaaaattcttacctaaatttaatactacttatgataattttttttttctgatttttaataaaatagaacatGTAGTGATCTTTGTTGTGTGGTGAGATTGAgcatatgtgattttttttattttttttttatttttatagttcattaatattagtttcttagtattttgtacctattaactcacttgacacaaaaattaaaaaatttaagtggacACGGcacaaacttaagtggataattatgatGTGGTCTCCAcataaatttaaacacatgGCGCAGGattggattctaatttcaaattctaattgaactttctctaagctttacctatatatatatatatatatatatatatatatagattaagttttcttaattttgctGCTAAACGTGAAAACCAAAGAGACTACAATAAGAACTTTTTGGCTTGGGTACAATGCATCCAGCTATTAGGATGGCAACCTGTGACTATTTTCATAGGGATGAAATGCACTAAGTTTACTATtcatttaagaaaagaaaaaagaaaaagggaatgaGAGATAGAGGGGGAGAGAAGATTATGTTGAAGGATTTGGAATTGTTGGTGAAGTCTGTCAACGAAATAGCACATCAAACATAAACCTTATAGTTGTTAATAAGAATTTTGCAAACTTTTGAGCACACTATTAGCTTATGGCTGTTCTTTTTATAATGGTGATGCGTTTGaagattttctttaatttaatagAATTTGTCTTTTTATTATGGTAAGATAGAAAACATCGAACGCAATTGGAGCCCATACATGGCCAAAAACCATCATCAACTACTCCATCCTTTATTATAAATCTGTATTTTTATGTATGTCTTCCTGTCATTTTTTGTGGGTTTAGATTGA of the Quercus robur chromosome 10, dhQueRobu3.1, whole genome shotgun sequence genome contains:
- the LOC126702100 gene encoding protein ACCELERATED CELL DEATH 6-like codes for the protein MHEAVRNNHLEAVKLLVKNGTDISYSANCAGETPLYIAVERNYKQVVSHILANCTSLTHDGPHGGTTLHAAVIWNDHVMTGEIQKKIEPKALSALINQKYNQRLTPLHCAAYFNGYSTTEMLLRIDRSMAYKKDTKGMTALHIAADRGHVKMVKEILKYCPDCSELVDKRGWNALHFAVNSSHKDVVNVILNRSSLSNLLNEKDESGNTPLLHSKSLPYIKDLMCHDRVNKMAFNSKNLDAYDIALTSEELTKEKESVNQRSATRFRRSKSCPVKFGDNEIAFPRNNRPAEFRRFLGEHYIKPKSYVFDFLRLREEAYNSRKDRFVSIMKETSQFHLVVDTLIATVTFAAGITVPGGFIGREGPHPGTPVLMRNPAFKVFIITNTLAMMQSCSAAFIHLFKPLLFHEQNLGDFSFLVASLAFCLSISAMGAMMLAFVMGTYAVLMHSLGLAIANSVIGLFFFIPVFFVSIGCSHYLLELLRMGSSWIFDRFSDFWDCIVEGCEDLCAYIVYIFNRCR